The following coding sequences are from one Brooklawnia cerclae window:
- a CDS encoding YebC/PmpR family DNA-binding transcriptional regulator: protein MSGHSKWATTKHKKAAIDAKRGKLFAKLIKNIEVAARVGGGDPAGNPTLYDAIQKAKKSSVPNDNIDRAVKRGSGEGSEAVNYESIMYEAYGPAGVAILIECLTDNRNRAISDVRVAVTRNGGTMADGGSVQRLFARKGVVTVGVQQETPGEGRKTTTRTITEDDLLEATLEANAEDIEEVGDVFEVTSDPNDMVEVRKAVQAAGIDYDAADVQFVASFDQIIDRVEDAEKLDRIVDALEDLDDVQNVFTNADYSDEVQAALEAED from the coding sequence ATGAGTGGGCATTCCAAGTGGGCCACCACCAAGCACAAGAAGGCGGCCATCGATGCCAAGCGCGGCAAGCTGTTCGCCAAGCTGATCAAGAACATCGAGGTCGCGGCGCGCGTCGGCGGTGGCGATCCTGCTGGGAACCCGACTCTTTACGACGCCATCCAGAAGGCGAAGAAGAGTTCGGTGCCCAACGACAACATCGATCGCGCCGTCAAGCGCGGCTCCGGTGAGGGCTCCGAAGCGGTCAACTACGAGTCGATCATGTACGAGGCCTACGGGCCGGCCGGCGTGGCGATCCTCATCGAATGCCTCACCGACAACCGCAACCGTGCGATCTCCGATGTGCGTGTGGCCGTCACCCGCAACGGCGGGACGATGGCCGACGGCGGCTCGGTGCAGCGGCTGTTCGCGCGCAAGGGAGTCGTGACCGTCGGCGTCCAGCAGGAGACACCCGGCGAGGGACGCAAGACCACGACGCGCACGATCACCGAGGACGACCTGCTGGAAGCCACGCTGGAGGCCAACGCGGAGGACATCGAAGAGGTCGGTGATGTCTTCGAGGTGACCAGCGACCCCAACGACATGGTCGAGGTGCGCAAGGCGGTTCAGGCCGCGGGCATCGACTACGACGCGGCCGACGTGCAGTTCGTGGCCAGCTTCGACCAGATCATCGATCGGGTCGAGGACGCGGAGAAGCTCGATCGGATCGTGGACGCGCTGGAGGATCTCGACGACGTCCAGAACGTCTTCACCAACGCCGACTACAGCGACGAGGTGCAGGCCGCGCTGGAGGCGGAGGACTGA
- the ruvC gene encoding crossover junction endodeoxyribonuclease RuvC, with translation MGVDPGLTRCGVGVIDGAAGAPPRLVDVGVVRTPSDLDHALRLLAIERGLEEWTTRLRPDAVAVERVFAQHNLMTVAGTAQAAGIAMLVAARHGIPVVLHTPSEVKAAITGSGRADKAQVGTMVARVLHLSEPPKPADAADAVALALCHLWRGGSVNRYAAAVKAHEAVRR, from the coding sequence ATGGGTGTCGATCCCGGGTTGACCCGCTGCGGCGTCGGCGTCATCGACGGCGCGGCCGGGGCCCCGCCCCGACTGGTGGACGTCGGAGTCGTCCGCACACCGAGCGACCTCGATCACGCGTTGCGCCTGCTGGCCATCGAGCGTGGGTTGGAGGAATGGACCACGCGCCTGCGTCCGGACGCTGTCGCGGTGGAGCGTGTGTTCGCCCAGCACAACCTCATGACCGTGGCGGGCACCGCCCAGGCGGCCGGAATCGCGATGCTCGTCGCGGCCCGGCACGGCATACCCGTCGTCCTGCACACGCCGTCGGAGGTCAAGGCCGCGATCACCGGTTCCGGCCGCGCCGACAAGGCGCAGGTCGGGACGATGGTGGCGCGTGTGCTCCACCTGTCGGAGCCCCCGAAGCCCGCGGACGCCGCGGACGCCGTCGCGCTCGCCCTGTGTCACCTGTGGCGGGGCGGTTCGGTCAACAGATACGCCGCGGCCGTGAAGGCCCACGAGGCGGTCCGCAGGTGA
- the ruvA gene encoding Holliday junction branch migration protein RuvA: MIAQLTGKPAALGPNWVVLDVGGVGFRVQCTPVTAAGLRPSESATLATSLIVRQEALTLYGFASASERDVFELLQVASGVGPRIALAALSVLTPDQLARAIQAEDLAALTKVPGIGRKGAEKIVVELRDRVASLVTEPDDRPRVASLADEPWRAQVSAGLQGLGWSQRDAEQACDRVAALVDDDPDVSLATLMKAALQSLARV; this comes from the coding sequence ATGATCGCCCAGCTCACCGGGAAGCCCGCCGCGCTCGGCCCGAACTGGGTCGTCCTCGACGTCGGAGGGGTCGGGTTCCGCGTGCAGTGCACCCCGGTCACCGCGGCGGGACTGCGCCCGTCCGAGTCGGCGACACTGGCGACGTCCCTGATCGTCCGCCAGGAGGCGCTGACGCTCTACGGGTTCGCGAGCGCCTCCGAGCGCGACGTGTTCGAACTCCTGCAGGTGGCCAGCGGCGTCGGGCCCAGGATCGCACTGGCGGCACTGAGCGTCCTCACCCCCGACCAGTTGGCGCGGGCGATCCAGGCCGAGGACCTCGCCGCTCTCACCAAGGTCCCCGGCATCGGCCGCAAGGGTGCGGAGAAGATCGTGGTGGAGTTGCGCGACCGGGTCGCGTCCCTGGTCACCGAGCCGGATGATCGGCCCCGGGTCGCCAGCCTGGCGGACGAGCCCTGGCGGGCACAGGTGAGTGCGGGTCTTCAGGGCCTCGGCTGGTCGCAGCGGGACGCGGAGCAGGCCTGCGACCGGGTCGCCGCGCTGGTGGACGACGACCCGGACGTGAGCCTGGCGACGCTGATGAAGGCGGCGCTGCAATCGCTGGCCCGGGTGTGA
- the ruvB gene encoding Holliday junction branch migration DNA helicase RuvB encodes MTPREDETEAARTSPVDPWPTPDERAADATLRPGTLSEFEGQPRVVDQLGLVLEAARHRGHTPDHVLLSGPPGLGKTTLAMIIATEMGAPLRITSGPAIQHAGDLAAILSGLTEGEVLFLDEIHRMSRPAEEMLYLAMEDFRVDVVVGKGPGATAIPIEIPPFTLVGATTRAGLLPGPLRDRFGFTAQLDFYEAADLERIVVRSAARLGIEVDDASAAEIARRSRGTPRIANRLLRRVRDYAQVHNGGAVTLELSRGALELYEVDPLGLDRLDRAVLEAICRKFGGGPVGVSTLAISVGEETETIEEVAEPFLVRLGFIMRTPRGRIATPAGWRHIGLVPPDRSGGAQPDLFA; translated from the coding sequence ATGACCCCACGCGAGGATGAGACCGAGGCCGCCAGGACCTCTCCGGTGGACCCCTGGCCCACGCCGGACGAGCGGGCGGCCGACGCGACCCTTCGCCCCGGCACCCTGAGCGAGTTCGAGGGCCAGCCGCGCGTCGTGGACCAACTCGGGCTGGTGCTCGAGGCCGCGAGGCACCGGGGGCACACCCCCGACCATGTGCTGCTGTCCGGGCCGCCGGGCCTGGGCAAGACGACGCTGGCCATGATCATCGCCACCGAGATGGGCGCACCCCTGCGTATCACCTCGGGGCCGGCGATCCAGCACGCGGGCGACCTCGCGGCCATCCTGTCGGGGCTCACCGAGGGCGAGGTGCTGTTCCTCGACGAGATCCATCGGATGAGCCGGCCCGCGGAGGAGATGCTCTATCTGGCGATGGAGGACTTCCGCGTCGACGTCGTCGTCGGCAAGGGACCGGGCGCGACGGCCATCCCGATCGAGATCCCGCCGTTCACCCTGGTCGGCGCCACGACCAGGGCCGGGCTGCTGCCGGGACCGCTGCGCGACAGGTTCGGGTTCACCGCCCAGCTCGACTTCTACGAGGCCGCCGACCTCGAACGCATCGTCGTGCGGTCGGCCGCCCGGCTCGGCATCGAGGTGGACGACGCGTCCGCCGCCGAGATCGCACGCCGGTCGCGTGGGACGCCCCGGATCGCCAACAGGCTGCTGAGGCGCGTCCGCGACTACGCGCAGGTGCACAACGGCGGAGCCGTGACGCTGGAGTTGTCCCGGGGCGCTCTGGAACTGTACGAGGTCGATCCGCTCGGGCTCGACCGGCTCGACCGGGCCGTGCTCGAGGCCATCTGCCGCAAGTTCGGCGGGGGACCGGTCGGGGTGTCGACCCTGGCCATCAGCGTCGGGGAGGAGACCGAGACCATCGAGGAGGTCGCCGAACCGTTCCTGGTGCGCCTGGGTTTCATCATGCGTACCCCGCGCGGCCGGATCGCCACCCCGGCAGGATGGCGCCACATCGGGTTGGTTCCGCCCGATCGGTCGGGTGGCGCGCAGCCCGACCTGTTCGCCTGA
- the yajC gene encoding preprotein translocase subunit YajC — protein MELLIIMVVFIGLMYVLMVLPQKRKADQQKKLLNEIQPGTRVMLNTGMFGTVRVTGDQQMVVELAPGVEVTVVKQAVLRTTTADEEEFEYSDPDAVTTGDQDADVEDASVADDDQLWQLNPEDAAGVEAVQVGDDQETDIPAAVVDTDPEQPSDVAPATADAAYTPNYTEPTYIEPAYTPADAEPVGTEHTDTAEDIADQTSASSGDKGPDDSETRPAR, from the coding sequence ATGGAACTGCTGATCATCATGGTCGTCTTCATCGGCCTGATGTACGTGCTGATGGTGCTTCCCCAGAAGAGAAAGGCGGATCAGCAGAAGAAGCTGCTGAACGAGATCCAGCCGGGCACCCGGGTCATGCTCAACACCGGCATGTTCGGGACGGTCAGGGTCACCGGTGACCAGCAGATGGTCGTCGAGTTGGCCCCAGGGGTCGAGGTCACCGTCGTGAAGCAGGCGGTCCTCCGCACGACGACCGCCGACGAGGAGGAGTTCGAGTACTCGGATCCGGACGCGGTGACCACCGGAGACCAGGACGCCGACGTCGAGGACGCGTCGGTGGCCGACGACGATCAGCTGTGGCAGCTGAACCCCGAGGACGCCGCCGGCGTCGAAGCCGTCCAGGTCGGCGACGATCAGGAGACCGACATCCCGGCAGCGGTCGTCGACACCGATCCCGAGCAGCCCTCCGATGTGGCGCCCGCCACCGCCGATGCGGCCTACACGCCGAACTACACCGAGCCGACCTACATCGAGCCGGCCTACACGCCGGCAGACGCCGAGCCGGTCGGCACCGAGCACACCGACACGGCCGAGGACATCGCCGATCAGACAAGCGCATCGTCCGGCGACAAGGGCCCGGACGACAGCGAAACCCGCCCGGCCCGCTGA
- the secD gene encoding protein translocase subunit SecD — MATTNDYKPGRMLLAFAAIVCLLYALMAVVGSWTPRLGLDLRGGTTITLTAAASDGGGDVPRENLEMARTIIQKRVDSLGVGEASVTIQGDNQIEVAVPNVNSDELVELVGSTAQLSFRPVIAVQQVESSTASASPSASSSSSASSDETASSGETSSSETSAPSSSATSSSEATSAPASTAERRPVPALPTEPPTPYSPRPTTPGTEEQTLDEKLGYTPTEQDAEEFYAFQCGDDFPDVSDQPLIACSQDGTAKYFLGPVIIDGDQVTDATAGVPQGQLTWVVSLSFDDEGSQTFADATEALSANQSPQNQFAIVLDGEVVSAPSVSEQITGGQAQISGGSITEDSARSLASTLRYGALPIELETSSVDTVSPTLGGNQMTAGIIAGIIGLSLVVAYSLIYYRGLTVVVVGSLVAAAIVTYAVMVLLGSAVGFALNLPGIAGAIVAIGVTADSFIVYFERIRDEIRDGHSLRHSIESGWHKARNTILMADGVQLLAAVVLYALAFGSVKGFAFTLGITTAIDLFLVVFFSHPMMTILGRTRFFGEGHKWSGFDPEHLGVSRASMLGRRASSRRRTRPDTTGGASARRSGTTTTAGGPTDNTTKEAADE; from the coding sequence GTGGCCACGACCAATGACTACAAGCCGGGACGCATGCTCCTGGCGTTCGCGGCGATCGTCTGCCTGCTGTACGCGCTGATGGCGGTCGTCGGCTCCTGGACCCCACGCCTGGGCCTCGATCTGCGGGGTGGTACGACCATCACGCTGACGGCGGCTGCCTCCGACGGAGGAGGCGACGTCCCCCGGGAGAACCTGGAGATGGCGCGGACCATCATCCAGAAGCGAGTCGACTCCCTCGGCGTGGGCGAGGCGTCCGTCACGATCCAGGGCGACAACCAGATCGAGGTCGCGGTCCCCAATGTCAACAGCGACGAGCTCGTCGAGCTCGTCGGCAGCACGGCCCAGCTGAGCTTCCGGCCGGTCATCGCCGTGCAGCAGGTCGAATCGTCCACCGCCTCCGCATCGCCGAGCGCGTCGTCATCCTCGTCCGCATCATCGGACGAGACGGCGTCGTCGGGCGAGACATCGAGTTCGGAGACCTCGGCCCCGTCGTCGTCGGCCACCTCGTCCAGCGAGGCCACATCCGCCCCGGCCAGCACGGCCGAGCGTCGTCCCGTGCCGGCACTTCCGACCGAGCCGCCGACTCCGTACAGCCCCAGGCCGACCACGCCCGGGACCGAGGAGCAGACTCTCGACGAGAAGCTGGGCTACACGCCGACCGAGCAGGACGCCGAGGAGTTCTACGCGTTCCAGTGCGGTGACGACTTCCCCGACGTGAGCGATCAGCCGCTCATCGCCTGCAGCCAGGACGGCACCGCGAAGTACTTCCTCGGGCCGGTCATCATCGACGGCGACCAGGTCACCGACGCGACGGCCGGAGTTCCGCAGGGTCAGCTGACCTGGGTGGTGTCGCTGTCGTTCGACGACGAGGGATCGCAGACCTTCGCGGACGCCACCGAGGCACTCTCGGCGAACCAGTCGCCGCAGAACCAGTTCGCGATCGTCCTCGACGGTGAAGTCGTCTCGGCGCCGTCGGTGAGCGAGCAGATCACAGGTGGCCAGGCCCAGATCAGCGGCGGGAGCATCACCGAGGACAGTGCCCGGTCGCTGGCCTCCACGCTGCGTTACGGCGCCCTGCCGATCGAGTTGGAGACCAGCTCGGTGGACACCGTGTCGCCCACGCTGGGCGGCAACCAGATGACGGCGGGCATCATCGCCGGCATCATCGGCCTGAGCCTCGTCGTGGCCTACAGCCTGATCTACTACCGGGGCCTCACCGTGGTCGTGGTCGGGTCGCTCGTCGCAGCGGCGATCGTGACCTACGCCGTCATGGTGTTGCTCGGGTCGGCGGTGGGCTTCGCCCTGAACCTGCCGGGCATCGCCGGCGCGATCGTGGCCATCGGCGTGACGGCGGACTCCTTCATCGTCTACTTCGAACGGATACGTGACGAGATCCGCGACGGGCACAGTCTGCGCCATTCGATCGAATCAGGCTGGCACAAGGCACGGAACACGATCCTCATGGCCGATGGCGTGCAACTGCTCGCGGCGGTCGTCCTGTACGCGCTGGCCTTCGGCAGCGTCAAGGGCTTCGCGTTCACGCTGGGCATCACCACGGCCATCGACCTGTTCCTCGTCGTGTTCTTCAGCCACCCGATGATGACCATCCTCGGCCGGACGCGGTTCTTCGGCGAGGGACACAAGTGGTCCGGGTTCGACCCCGAGCACCTGGGGGTGTCCCGGGCGTCCATGCTCGGACGACGGGCCAGCTCGCGCAGACGTACGCGTCCCGACACGACCGGGGGTGCGTCCGCGAGACGCTCGGGCACGACCACCACCGCCGGCGGCCCGACGGACAACACGACCAAGGAGGCCGCCGATGAGTGA
- the secF gene encoding protein translocase subunit SecF — protein sequence MSDTMTRTDKPSPSFSHRLYTGDFEFDFMKHRRAWYTFSAVLILISLLAVGLRGLNLGIEFVGGSVFQAPAQVQSDTIDRFTAAVDDAGVSELDAQVNSVGSDTVRVQTRSLTNEEVTEVRAAIADEAGVSQDDVAYSLIGPSWGEQLTKQALGALVVFLVLVGLLIWIYFREWKMSVSALIALAHDLIVTVGLYALVGFSVMPSTVIAVLTILGYSLYDTVVVFDMVREKTRDIKSQQRTYTQAANAAINQVLVRSINTTIIAVLPVIAILVAGVVVLGGDGPLADLGLAMLIGMVSGAYSSIFLATPLLAHLREREPEMRRHRAALEKNRTRARARVSAAVTDAEVSPASMPLAATPASGTLEFAEEEVPVPVVDDVLDPDETQSRNQPRKSSRSNRKK from the coding sequence ATGAGTGACACGATGACCCGGACGGACAAGCCGTCCCCGTCGTTCTCGCACCGCCTCTACACCGGTGACTTCGAGTTCGACTTCATGAAGCATCGGCGCGCCTGGTACACCTTCAGCGCGGTGCTGATCCTGATCTCGCTCCTGGCCGTCGGCCTGCGGGGTCTCAACCTGGGCATCGAGTTCGTCGGCGGGTCGGTCTTCCAGGCACCCGCCCAGGTGCAGTCCGACACGATCGACCGCTTCACCGCGGCCGTCGACGACGCGGGGGTCTCCGAGCTGGACGCCCAGGTCAACAGCGTCGGCTCCGACACCGTCCGTGTCCAGACCCGGAGCCTGACCAACGAGGAGGTCACCGAGGTACGAGCGGCGATCGCCGACGAGGCGGGGGTCTCGCAGGACGACGTCGCCTACAGCCTCATCGGGCCGTCCTGGGGCGAACAACTCACCAAGCAGGCCCTGGGTGCCCTGGTCGTCTTCCTTGTCCTGGTCGGGTTGCTGATCTGGATCTACTTCCGTGAGTGGAAGATGTCGGTGTCGGCCCTGATCGCGCTGGCCCACGACCTCATCGTGACCGTCGGCCTGTACGCGCTGGTCGGCTTCTCCGTGATGCCGTCCACGGTGATCGCCGTGCTGACGATCCTCGGCTATTCGCTGTACGACACGGTCGTGGTCTTCGACATGGTGCGGGAGAAGACCCGCGACATCAAGAGCCAGCAGCGCACCTACACGCAGGCGGCGAACGCGGCCATCAACCAGGTGCTCGTCCGGTCGATCAACACGACGATCATCGCGGTGCTTCCCGTGATCGCCATCCTGGTGGCGGGCGTGGTCGTGCTCGGCGGCGACGGGCCGCTGGCCGATCTCGGCCTGGCGATGCTGATCGGCATGGTGTCGGGTGCCTATTCCTCGATCTTCCTCGCCACCCCGCTGCTGGCCCACCTGCGCGAACGTGAGCCCGAGATGCGCCGCCACCGGGCGGCCCTCGAGAAGAACCGCACTCGGGCTCGGGCTCGGGTGAGCGCGGCGGTGACGGACGCGGAGGTCTCTCCCGCGAGCATGCCGCTCGCGGCGACCCCGGCATCGGGCACGTTGGAGTTCGCCGAGGAGGAGGTGCCTGTCCCGGTCGTGGACGACGTCCTCGACCCGGACGAGACCCAGTCCAGGAACCAGCCGAGGAAGAGCTCGCGTTCGAACAGGAAGAAGTGA
- a CDS encoding adenine phosphoribosyltransferase, producing the protein MKPETSDPRVEHAASLIRNVPDFPKPGIQFKDITPLLGDSGAFEGVIDVLAESAPAGIDAVCGVESRGFLFGAPLALRLGVGFVPIRKPGKLPGTVVEEHFDLEYGSSVLAMHIDGIQAGQRVLLVDDLLATGGTLCASGKLIHRLGAEVAQVQVVIELADLGGRANLATCGLNEVLALLQTP; encoded by the coding sequence ATGAAGCCCGAGACGTCCGACCCCCGTGTGGAGCATGCCGCGAGCCTGATCCGCAACGTGCCCGACTTCCCCAAGCCCGGGATCCAGTTCAAGGACATCACGCCCCTGCTCGGGGACTCGGGTGCGTTCGAGGGCGTCATCGACGTCCTCGCGGAGTCGGCTCCCGCGGGCATCGACGCGGTGTGCGGTGTGGAGTCCCGTGGCTTCCTGTTCGGAGCCCCGCTCGCTCTGCGGCTCGGGGTCGGGTTCGTGCCGATTCGCAAGCCGGGCAAGCTGCCGGGCACCGTGGTGGAGGAGCACTTCGACCTCGAGTACGGCTCGAGTGTGCTGGCCATGCACATCGACGGGATCCAGGCCGGCCAGCGCGTGCTGCTGGTCGACGACCTGCTCGCCACGGGGGGCACATTGTGCGCCTCCGGCAAGCTGATCCATCGGCTGGGGGCCGAGGTGGCGCAGGTTCAGGTGGTCATCGAGCTGGCCGATCTCGGCGGACGCGCCAACCTCGCCACGTGCGGACTAAACGAGGTGCTGGCGTTGTTACAAACCCCGTAA